Genomic window (Lutra lutra chromosome 2, mLutLut1.2, whole genome shotgun sequence):
GGTGTGATGTTGCCAGAACAGCCGGAGCATGATGATATGGACGAGGATGATAACGTATCAATGGGTGGGCCTGATAGTCCTGATTCAGTGGATCCTGTTGAACCAATGCCAACTATGACTGATCAGACAACACTTGTTCCAAATGAGGAAGAAGCCTTTGCTCTGGAACCTATTGATatcactgtcaaataaacaaaagccaagaggaagaggaagctgaTTGTTGACAGTGTCAAAGAGTTGGATAGTAAGACAATTAGAGCTCAACTTAGTGATTATTCTGATATTGTTACTACTTTGGATCTGGCACCACCCACCAAGAAATTGATGATGTGGAAAGAGACAGGAGGAGTGGAAAAACTCTTCTCTCCTTACCTGCTCAGCCTTTATGGAACAGCAGACTACTGAAGCTCTTTACACGCTGTCTTACACCACTAGTACCAGAAGATCttagaaaaaggaggaaaggaggagaggctgATAATTTGGATGAATTTCTCAAAGAATTTGAAAATCCAGAGGTTCCCAGAgaggaccagcagcagcagcaccagcagcgTGATGTTATCGATGAGCCCATTTTGGAAGAGCCAAGCCGCCTCCAGGAGTCCGTGATGGAGACCAGCAGGACCAACATGGATGAGTCAGCCATGCCTCCACCACCTCCTCAGGGAGTCAAGCGAAAAGCAGGACAAATTGATCCAGAGCCTGTGATCCCTCCCCAGCAGGTAGAGCAGGTGGAAATGCCCCCTGTAGAGCTGCCCCCTGAGGAGCCTCCGAACATCTGTCAGTTAATTCCGGAGTTAGAACTtctgccagagaaagagaaggagaaagggaaggagaaagaagatgacgaagaggaggaggatgaagatgCTTCCGGAGGTGATCAGgatcaagaagaaagaagatggaacAAAAGGACTCAGCAGATGCTTCATGGGCTTCAGCGAGCTCTTGCTAAAACTGAAGCTGAATCCATCAGTTTGCTTGAGTTATGTCGAAACACAAACAGAAAGCAAGCTGCAGCGAAATTCTACAGCTTCTTGGTTCTTAAAAAGCAGCAAGCTATTGAGCTGACGCAGGAAGAACCATACAGTGACATCATTGCAACGCCTGGACCAAGGTTCCACATTATATGAGCAGCTAGAAGCATTATAGCTAGTGTGCATTTCACTAGTGTATATGAATCGCCCCCATGTGTAGGGCACATAAAACCCTTTGAGGAAATTTAGATTTTTGTCTGTacaaagtctctgccttcttcttcatttttttccagtattttatcAATTTCATCTTTAAGGGAAACTGCTTATATggatgtgtttgtgtttgtgttctgATGGAGGAAACAGGCACACCCAAGGACCCGGAAGATCATTTTAACAGTTGAGAACAGATGTGTGCAATATTGGCGCATGTAAATGTCGAGTAGCAgttgaaaatcagaatttttatcaTAGTTCTCCATCACCGCATTGGAAAGGAAAACATGTCAGGGAAAAAAAGTTTGACAATTAAGTGTGAGTCTTTGAGAGAAATAAGTCGTCTTTTCCCACTAGTAACACTGGCAGTCTTGTTAACAGCTGTTTGGGGGATGGTGCCCAAAACAGACTGTCCTCTTGAGATACTATTTTAAAGTGTAATTCCGTAATGACCAAGAGGGTGTGTGAAACTGTGCTGTCAACTAAACCCCTTCAGCTACAGAATGATAGGCCttggtttaaaatattctttggtAAGTCATTCCATTTGAAACTTTTTAATGAACCTGACTATCCTAaaatctgttgttttgttttaggacgCTCTAAAATGAGCAGAAGTAGACTTTTTAGAGTAGAATATAAAAACGTTTATAACTTTACAGAAGCTCtaaatcaaagttttaaaaagatgtttggATATATTTGAGGACTCAGATCATGAAAATGGAAATTGCTATGCCAATTAAAAGGACAGATTGATGGGAAATGAGACACCTGGTTGACTTAACCCTTAAGCAGACAATGCTGTTAATAACTAATGGcttctctgatatttattataagTTTTAGTACTGATCTTTTCCCAATGCTGCACACTCCTGTGTTTGAAACTATTTTAATGACTTTGCAACAGCAATCCTATATCCAGTTTCCTATAATTTAAGAAAAGCATCCAAATAAAGGCTTTATTATTAACAGACCAGGTAGCACCAGAAATTATGTGACTGTTATGATTATCAGAACATGTCTTAACTTTTTAGGGCAAAATTACTCACACAATGAAAGTTCTAGCTTAAGTGTTGGCacttttgtgggaaaaaaaatcacttttgaaaCTCAGACTTCAGTGTATACCcagtaattttaaattatgtgaaatgttttaaattagtGAACTCGTAATTACTGTTTTGGTGATTCAGTTTCTTGAGAATGGTAAGTGTATAAAATTACTATTGCAGCTTTATTTTCAATATGTGCCTGTAAACCAtggatttttctccctttgtaaaAAGTTATTTGTAGATAATTGAATGTTTGATTATAGAAAGGTCATTAGTTTCTTGTTAACACATTTTGTTAGTCTGGTTTTGTTGTTTATCGGGTTTAATATTGTTCTTGAAAATAGTTGATGCTATTTTATGTATAACTTTTCTAATAAAAGTTGTGGtataagctgtaaaaaaaaaagtgactaagGAGTAACATAAAGACTGATCCTCTGCTTTCCTAATTTCTAGACTTTAGTCTCTAAGTCCCTAATTTGGGAATAATAGCATCTTCGTCcttttcacataaaaaataaaaggcaagacaTGGATCACTGagtactgaaatatttacaaatggcaCATATTTACAATCCTAAAATCACATTcctaaaaaccttttaaaataagatgaataTAACGTTTGACCATAACATCAAATTTTAGGTAAGTACAAGATTGCAGAGTCTGGTCACCAGactctccttcattttcttcaaagagaaaACCTCCAGCTTTGTTAGCTTCAGAATTCAATAAAGGGATCAAAATTAATGTGAAAATGCAAACTTCATATTCAGTCCAGGACATGAACCAACAGTTGCAGttatttagatcttttttaaatatctaggaAATTTTCTCTTCTAGTTCATAAAGTTAGAAAGGTAAATAGGAAGTTAAATAAGTATGCCTGCCAATGATATAGAAAAAGAATTGCATACTGTATGCTatataaccaagtgggatttatcccaggtatgcaaGGTATGCAAGACTGTTTAACTTGCAGATGACAATGATATCACGCATAGAAAACgcagaagactccaccaaaaatctaCTTGGAATTGATACATGAATTCAATAAAATCATAagttacaaaatcaatatatagaaatccattgcatttctatacactaattaagtagcagaaagagaaattacgaAAATAAGCACAAAGATCAgcagaacagaatacagagcccagaaataaacctatgatTAAGTGATCAATTACTCTTTGACAAAGGCATAAatgtgcaatgggaaaaagtctcttcaacactggtgttgggaaaactggagacctacatgcaaaagaatgaaatgggactgctttcttacaccatatacaaaaataaactcaaaatgaattaaggaccCTAATGTGAGACCTTACTGAatcggagaagatatttgcaaatgacatatttgataaagggctactatccaaaatatataaagaacttaaacaactcaatGCCAACCCcccccacaaataatccaattaaaaataggagaaaacatgaacactttttcaaagaagacattcagatggccattacacacatgaaaagatgcaaaacataactcatcatcagagaaatgcaaataaaaaccacaatgagaggggcgtctgggtggctcagtgggttaaagcctctgccttcagctcaggtcatgg
Coding sequences:
- the LOC125093017 gene encoding LOW QUALITY PROTEIN: double-strand-break repair protein rad21 homolog (The sequence of the model RefSeq protein was modified relative to this genomic sequence to represent the inferred CDS: deleted 2 bases in 1 codon; substituted 1 base at 1 genomic stop codon) — its product is MFYAHFVLSKRGPLAKIWLAAHWDKKLTKAHVFECNLESSVESIISPKVKMALRTSGHLLLGVVRIYHRKAKYLLADCNEAFIKIKMAFRPGVVDLPEENQEAAYNAITLPEEFHDFDQPLPDLDDINVAQQFSLNQSRVEEITTREEVGNISILQENDFGDFGMDDREIMREGSAFEDDDMLVSTSASNLLLEPEQSTSNLNEKINHLEYEDQYKDDNFGEGNDGGILDDKLISNNDGGIFDNPPALSEAGVMLPEQPEHDDMDEDDNVSMGGPDSPDSVDPVEPMPTMTDQTTLVPNEEEAFALEPIDITVKXTKAKRKRKLIVDSVKELDSKTIRAQLSDYSDIVTTLDLAPPTKKLMMWKETGGVEKLFSLPAQPLWNSRLLKLFTRCLTPLVPEDLRKRRKGGEADNLDEFLKEFENPEVPREDQQQQHQQRDVIDEPILEEPSRLQESVMETSRTNMDESAMPPPPPQGVKRKAGQIDPEPVIPPQQVEQVEMPPVELPPEEPPNICQLIPELELLPEKEKEKGKEKEDDEEEEDEDASGGDQDQEERRWNKRTQQMLHGLQRALAKTEAESISLLELCRNTNRKQAAAKFYSFLVLKKQQAIELTQEEPYSDIIATPGPRFHII